The genomic interval GATCAAAAAGACATTGGCCTGTTTTTGTGGTACAATTCCGGTGGAAGAACCAACAATTACAAGCGGGAGCAGTATGTTATGCTAGATCCGGAACTTCGGAAAAAGGAGATGAGGAAACTCCAGGAATGGGGCATCAAAGGAGTAAAAATTGATTTTTTCAACAGCGACAAGCAGCACATGATCCGGTTGTATCATAACATACTCCAGGATGCGGCAAAATACAATCTGATGGTCAATTTCCACGGGTGCACGCTACCACGCGGCTGGCGAAGAACGTATCCCAACCTGATGACGATGGAAGCCATTAAAGGGGCGGAGAACTACCGGTATGACGGAAGCTACACCGAACGCGCACCGGCCCATAACACCATTGCTGCCTATACACGGAATGTTATCGGTCCTATGGACTATACACCTTGTACATTCAGCAACAACAGGTATCCGCATAAAACCACTTACGGTCATGAACTGGCCCTGAGCGTTCTTTATGAATCGGGGATTCAACATATGGCAGATAAAGTCGAAGCTTATTTATCTCTTCCCGAAGCTCCGAAAGATTTTCTTAAAGCAGTACCTGCTGCATGGGACGAGACAAGGTTCATTACAGGAATTCCCGGAGAAACCGTAGTATTAGCACGACGTAAGGGTGATAGCTGGTATATTGGAGGAATCAACGGAACATCGGAAAACCGGGAGATTCAAATAGAAACTGATTTTATGAAAAGCGGAAAAGATTATGAAATGACACTCATTACTGACGGCGATCAACCTGAAACTTTTCATACCGAAACCCGGAATATTTCGAAAGATCAAGCATTCCAGGTTTC from Bacteroidales bacterium carries:
- a CDS encoding glycoside hydrolase family 97 catalytic domain-containing protein, which translates into the protein MLISESAVDTSYCGTHLKPDASGGLYTIQFPSKGERFGTGDRYPTSVLPWKMPWRFIVIGEDLSTIMESNMVTHLADSSRLSKTSWIEPGVASWSWWSYHGSRSVERLKQYVDLSVEMDWKYSLVDAGWPDMEDGNIEEVIEYADQKDIGLFLWYNSGGRTNNYKREQYVMLDPELRKKEMRKLQEWGIKGVKIDFFNSDKQHMIRLYHNILQDAAKYNLMVNFHGCTLPRGWRRTYPNLMTMEAIKGAENYRYDGSYTERAPAHNTIAAYTRNVIGPMDYTPCTFSNNRYPHKTTYGHELALSVLYESGIQHMADKVEAYLSLPEAPKDFLKAVPAAWDETRFITGIPGETVVLARRKGDSWYIGGINGTSENREIQIETDFMKSGKDYEMTLITDGDQPETFHTETRNISKDQAFQVS